A region of Candidatus Megaera polyxenophila DNA encodes the following proteins:
- a CDS encoding glutaredoxin, protein MQKIVIYTTTTCPYCVRAKALLDRKGATYQEINAEDPNIREEMIQKAGGRKTVPQIFIGDFHVGGCDDLYELEKQGKLDQRLA, encoded by the coding sequence ATGCAGAAAATTGTCATTTATACGACCACAACTTGTCCGTACTGCGTTCGTGCTAAAGCATTACTTGACCGTAAAGGTGCAACTTACCAGGAAATAAACGCCGAAGATCCAAACATTAGAGAAGAAATGATTCAGAAAGCAGGCGGAAGAAAAACTGTCCCTCAAATATTCATCGGTGATTTTCACGTCGGAGGATGTGATGATTTGTATGAGCTTGAAAAACAGGGAAAATTAGATCAAAGACTTGCTTAA